Below is a window of Raphanus sativus cultivar WK10039 unplaced genomic scaffold, ASM80110v3 Scaffold0196, whole genome shotgun sequence DNA.
AAGTTGCATCAGTTTGAAGTCCCCAACCTAACAAGCGGTCACGAGTGGGGCATCTATTCAGAGTGAAGAGCCAGACAAGGAAACTATGACGAGGCACGCCTCCTTTGTTCCACACCACCTTCTCCCAAGGTACTAATTCCTCCTCTCCTCGCAGCTTCGTATAAACAGCACTTGTGCTATATCTCTGAGTTGGCCGATCCTCTAGCACCCATTCATAGCAGTCATTGTCTTCAGAGAGAAGGACAGTTGTTNNNNNNNNNNNNNNNNNNNNNNNNNNNNNNNNNNNNNNNNNNNNNNNNNNNNNNNNNNNNNNNNNNNNNNNNNNNNNNNNNNNNNNNNNNNNNNNNNNNNGTCATATGTGTTGGAGAATCAAGAGATAGTGGCGATGTATTCAAGTAGACAAAGTGCAGCATATGAAGATGTGTGGCATGGAAGACTGGGCATGCAAACTATCAGATTCTTCAACAACTCGTCAACAACAAGAAGAGATAAAAGTGAATAAAGCAGAACCCACCCCTATTTGTGAGCCTTGTCAGATAGGGAAATCGTCTAGACCAGTTTTTCGCTTCAGATTCTCGTGTTATGCAACCCCTAGATCGAATCCATTGTGATCTTTGGGGCCCTGCACCAGTTGTATCAAACCAGTCTTTCAAATACTATGTTATTTTCGTCGATGACTTACTCTAGAATACACCTGGTTCTATCCTTTACAAGCGAAATCAGACTTTATCAGGTCTTTAAAGTCTTTCAGAAGATGGTCGAGAATCAGTTCAGTACAAGAATCAAAGTGTTTCAAAGTGATGGTGGTGGAGAGTTCCTAAGTCAGGCTCTGAAACAACACTTTGCTGAGTGTGGCATTCATCACCGAATCTCCTGTCCCTACACTCCGCAACAAAACAGCACTGCGGAGAGGAAACATCGACACATTGTAGAGCTTGGCCTCACAATGTTGTTCCAGAGTAGAGTCCCTCTCCAATATTGGGTAGAAGCGTTCTTCACTTCTACTTACATTGGAAACAGAGTTCCGAGTTCTGTTCTTAACGGGTTAAGTCCTCTTGAAGTTCTGCAACACAAGAAGCCTGAGTACTCTAGTCTTCGCGTCTTTGGTACTGCTTGCTACCCTTGTCTACGAGCTCAGACAAGTAACAAGTTTGATCCCCGAACCCTACAGTGTGTCTTCATTGGATACCATTCACAATACAAAGGATACCGCTGTCTCCACCCTCCTACTGGAAAAGTCTATATCTCTAGACATGTCATTTTTGACGAAACGATCTTTCCTTTCAAAGACAAGTACAATCATCTTGTTCCAAGATATGATACCCCTTTGATGAAAGCGTGGCAGCCTTCTCAGACAGTGCATCAAGCTCCTTCGCAACCTTCTCATCAGCTACTACCTCTCCCTCCTCCTACCCTCCAAGAACAACAAGCCCCACCACCCGAACAAGCCCCACCTAACCCTCCTGCAGTTGCTCAAATTCCTATCGTGCCAAACCCAACTGAGAACACACACACGATGACAACAAGATCCAAAGCAGGCGTTCACAAACCCAACACTCGGTATGTGATGTTAGCCTCCAAGTTCTCGACAAAAGAACCAAGGTCAATTGCAGAAGCTATGGCTCATCCCGGGTGGAACAATGCTGTAATGGAGGAGATCACTAGAATTCATATGCTTAACACATGGAGTTTGGTCCCACGAACCCCTGATATGAACGTCATTGGTTCAGGTTGGCTATGCAAGACAAAGCTCAAGCCCAATGGTGATGTTGATAAGCTCAAGGTTAGGCTGGTTGCTCGAGGAAATCATCAAGAAGAAGGTTTGGATTATCTTGAGACATTTAGCCCCGTAATAAGAACAGCTACAATACGGATTGTCTTGAATGTAGCTGTCTCAAAAGGTTGGTCTCTCAAGCAGCTGGATGTCTCAAACGCATTCTTACATGGAGATTTGAAGGAACCAGTATACATGACGCAGCCTCAGGGATTTGTTGACAAAGAAAAGCCAGACTACGTATGTAAGCTCACAAAAGCTCTGTATGGTCTCAAACAAGCACCACGAGCTTGGTTTGATACTTTCAGTGGCTTTCTTCTTGACTTTGGCTTCGTCTGCAACAAATCTGATCCTTCGCTCTTCATTTATTATCACAATGGGAAGAATATGGTGCTTCTCCTGTACGTTGATGACATCCTACTAGCTGCAGATGATCAAGCTCTGATGGATACTCTTCTGCAGAAACTGAATGCTCGCTTCTTGATGAAAGACATGGGATATCCTCAATACTTCTTGGGGATTGAAATCGAACGCACTCAGGATGGTCTGTTTCTTCATCAATCTGCTTACGCTGATGATGTTCTGCATCAAGCCAGTATGTCTACTTGCAACCCTATGCCTACCCCTCTCCCAACGACAATAGACACGCTGCTTGATGATCCGTTCCCTGAACCAACATACTTCCGGAGTATTGCAGGTAAACTTCAGTATCTGACAATCACGAGACCTGATATTCAGTTTGCTGTAAACTTTGTGTGTCAAAGGATGCATCAACCAACGACAGGCGACTTCAATCTTCTCAAACGCATTCTGCGTTACGTCAAAGGAACCTTGTCTATGGGAATTCACATACGAAAACAGTCTGATCTTACCCTCTCCGCCTTCTGTGACAGCGACTGGTCAGGTTGTAAAGAGACCAGAAGATCGACGACAGGCTTGTGTACACTTCTTGGTTCAAGTCTACTGTCTTGGTCTGCAAAACGGCAAGACACGGTCTCCGGTTCGTCTACTGAAGCTGAGTACCGTGCTCTCACTGCAACAGCTCGTGAGATATCCTGGCTGTCGTTCATTCTTCGTGACTTAGGTGTGCATCAACCCAACCCTACTCTGCTCCAGTGTGATAACCTCTCTGCAGTCTATCTCAGTGCGAACCCGGCTCTCCACAAACGGTCCAAGCACTTTGAGAATGACTGGCACTTCATACGAGAACAGGTAGCGTTGGGGTACATTGAGACAAGGCATATCTCGGCCAAAGATCAACTGGCTGACATATTCACGAAGCCACTGCCGAGACGATCATTTGAAGAGTTGAGAAGCAAACTTGGCGTAGACTTCATCACCACGCCAAGTTTGAGGGGGAATATGAGAAGCAGAACAATGGGCCCAACGACTAAGGCCCATCAGACTTCAAACGAGATCCATTGTGAAGAACAGAGGAAGGCGACAAAACAGAGCAACGGCTCTGTGTACGGAGGAGACGAGCTCGCGGTCAAGAACAGATTCGAGACCTTATCCAGACTGGTCAAGGATGACTAAGAGACAGGCTGGCTAATGAAGATAAGGTCGGCAAAGGTTTCTAGGGTTTTTGTAAGTTCTCTATATAAGAGCATTGATCTCATTCGTTGCAAATCATCTTAGACATATGAAAGTAACAGAGAAAAGTTTCAGTctttactaaatattaatagtaaGAACTAAGAACACACCGTATATATTTGTGGAGTAGTCTTATTGTTACTATCTTTCAATGCAATTCTGTCTAAAAGCCCGTTGACGACTTCCACAATATTCTTGATGAAATCCAACTCTGGAATAGAACTACAAAACGtaaagtttaaataaaagattgatACCCTTTTGAAATCATAGAAGATTTAAACTTGTAGGCATACCTGTTTTCTCTATAAGACAATCCAATTGATATATTTAGCCACAAATTTCAAAGCTTTCTTCCATCTCAAGACCCTGAGGCGTGGACAGGGGCGGATCCAGAAAATAACTTAATATGGGgcataatatatagttttatgttgtattagatataatttaataaattaaattaaactatagtTTTTACAATACattaatcattaattttctcaaaatgaataaaatttaaaagaatttttttttacaattttaaatattaattttcaataatatcataaaattatatatccaCATAGTATTTcactataaaaaaaacatttcttttagtttttgcTTATGTCTTATagaataaacttaataaaagaattattaaagttaaatttaaataaattatgagttttttgttttgagaacaaaaatattaaaaatttattaaaatacaataagttaaccatcatttaaaaaatactttcaaGAAAAATACTTTAATGTTTAAATTTATGAGTTATTGTTTAATTAGGCGTTAGTCTTTAAGGGGTGGAATTGGGTGTgttgaattttataaatgatttaagaaAGTTCATTTAATCATTTTTCATCacaaatttatgatattttatgaaaataatcatttttatttaaaaattaaatgacaCCATTATAAAAGAGAATAGTTTTAGATagtaaatcaaaagaaaatatttgctgaccaaaaaaaatcaaaagaaaatattttacaaaaaatgaaaCGCAGCCGCATGGTTTGGACTCGGGTGGGATAGAGCACACTTTGACCTCTGCAGCCAGTTTAACTAGACGATTCTAATTGTCAAGTATACTttcataaaacaatatatagagTTAGTGTGGGGCACGTGCCACACCCAATGTCTATGTGGGTCCGCCCCTGGGCGTGGATGCTTCTTCTGCAGACTTGGGAACGGTTTGCCAAAATCTCCGCTCTGTTTCTCAACGTGGGAAGTCTTGACCTTATAGAAGATAGGTAACACGAAGTCAAGTTGCTTCCTCAACAAGCAATTCCTGATCTCAGCGAGCTCGTCCAAGCACCACCGTGACTCCAAGTAGCTTATGGAGAAAATGACGATCACGATCCGAGAGTTTTTGATATGGTTAAAGAGCTCCTTTAACTGTTCTCCCGCTGCGTTGCTGTCCGTGAACACGTTTACGTTGCTATCTTTCAGATGATGTTTGATATGTGGCACTAGTGTCAGCCGCAGGTCTTTCCCTCGGTAACTGATGAACACTTGAGGCCTATTCTCCATCTCAAGCAACAGTTTTGGATCTCTTTTTTCTTGAGGGTGATTGAGGAAAGTCAACCAAACAATCTAGAGTCTGATTAAGCTCGGGGGTTACTTAATTATCAAACTTCTAATAGTAGAAATTGAAAAATCTATACATGAGACTTTGACCCGTTTCACCAGGTCATCAATAGCTAGGAAGCATCATTTGCatcatttttgtatttatttagaAGAAATATGTTATCGAGTAGTTGACCATacctaaataaaaatttgtgtCACATTGTACATGCATATAAAATAAGCTTATCttattgaatttgaaaacaCCAGGAAGTGTTATGATACATCTTTGGGAGTGCAAGTGAAATGATGGTCAAGGCCTTATCACGATTTAGCCCGGTCCATCAAAAAGATGTTATCCAACTAACttattgaaaatgaaaacaTCTCCCATGTGAAActtatctcaagtcatcataaCTCTGATCGTTGCTTAATTAGTTCACTATTCTACTCACACCTTTGCTTTTGGATTGTGCGACAGCAGATATTATCCAAAGCCAAAGAGCGCACATCTCATAGCATTGTAGAACACATGCagcaaaaataaaacacaataaaCCCTTTTCAATCTCCGTGAGTTCGGTGCATTTGTCTTTGACTATATCTACATCCAGCTGAACTGGATAACAGTGTTATTAATACAATTAACTactcttatttttattagttatcaGCTGTTTTCCCTTTATCCATTAAATTCCTCTTTAAATTCTAAAAGAACGcgtttcaatatttttattttttggttatatcGAACGCGTTTTGATTCATTTTCGTGGTTGCCATGCGACTAcgaaacaaaataacaataacTATAATGAAGCTTATTTGTCGCTTTTGATTGTTAAAAGGCTTTCGTGACAATCATACGATTTTATTGGTTTGTGAATTATGCAATTTCGTTTTCTATTCATGTATTTAGAAATGGAGATATGATATTGATTGGGACTGTACGCGTTATTCACTTATTTGTGGAAAGTTATATATCTAATGATCACTTTATTCCGCTACGTGAATTGCTCTATAAGCGGTAATTCTAGTAAATGGTTATTGTTCTTTTCCAACCGTCTTTAACGGTTACTTGGTTAGTTTCACCGACCAAAGTAaatgacttttaaaattattgcgAAGGAGTCTCATGAacacaaaaacttttttttataaaccttttattttacgTTTAATCCCGGGGCTGGGGCCATGTGAATATTCC
It encodes the following:
- the LOC108850068 gene encoding protein PHLOEM PROTEIN 2-LIKE A8-like, with protein sequence MENRPQVFISYRGKDLRLTLVPHIKHHLKDSNVNVFTDSNAAGEQLKELFNHIKNSRIVIVIFSISYLESRWCLDELAEIRNCLLRKQLDFVLPIFYKVKTSHVEKQSGDFGKPFPSLQKKHPRPGADPHRHWVWHVPHTNSIYCFMKVYLTIRIV